The Bifidobacterium animalis subsp. animalis ATCC 25527 genome has a segment encoding these proteins:
- the purE gene encoding 5-(carboxyamino)imidazole ribonucleotide mutase → MTANKPQVAVIMGSASDWETMRHACEMLDRFEVPYMKQVVSAHRTPELMGEFAHNARANGLKIIIAGAGGAAHLPGMVAAQTTLPVIGVPVRSHALSGWDSLLSIVQMPGGIPVATTAVGNSGATNAGLLAVSMLSMDDERLADALQAYRDELKEKVEQSNAELI, encoded by the coding sequence ATGACCGCAAACAAGCCGCAAGTGGCAGTGATTATGGGCTCGGCGAGCGATTGGGAGACCATGAGGCACGCCTGTGAGATGCTCGACCGCTTCGAGGTTCCATATATGAAGCAGGTGGTCTCCGCACACCGCACCCCCGAACTCATGGGTGAATTCGCACACAATGCCCGCGCCAACGGGCTCAAGATCATCATCGCAGGTGCCGGCGGCGCCGCCCATCTGCCTGGCATGGTGGCCGCGCAGACCACGTTGCCGGTCATCGGCGTGCCGGTGCGCTCCCACGCGCTCTCCGGCTGGGATTCGCTGCTCTCCATCGTGCAGATGCCGGGAGGTATTCCGGTAGCCACGACTGCCGTGGGCAACTCGGGCGCCACGAACGCGGGCCTGCTCGCCGTAAGCATGCTGAGCATGGACGACGAGCGTCTGGCGGACGCACTGCAGGCATACCGCGACGAACTCAAGGAGAAGGTGGAGCAGTCCAATGCCGAGCTTATCTGA
- a CDS encoding 1-deoxy-D-xylulose-5-phosphate synthase, with the protein MTHDLLSQVLSPSDVKLLHPAQLDALCAQIRETLVEYGKRYGGHIGSNLGLVEACVALHVVFESPLDKIVFDVSHQSYVHKMLTGRAEAFRRAELFGTVTGFTNPGESEHDHFVLGHTGTSISLACGMAKERDMVRAAGGTAQTDNVIAVIGDGALSSAIAFEGLNNAAEQGGNMIILVNDNEMSIAENHGGMYATLAAMRDSHGRGERNLFRDFGLDYRYVEHGNDVHELIRAFEEVRDIDHPVVVHIHTTKGLGLDAEDAAQGVCEGRCEANHWQNPLSRADSPLGARKYYGGLAMASLERRFATEPGLVVISPATPGSNGITQDFRERAGAHYVDTGITEEHAVAFASGIAKAGGRPVVATSATFFQRTFDQLQQELALNDTPVTLLSFGAGLSDADNTHSGAFDIAMFGNIPGLTCLAPTSRRMFLDMLAWSTSARNTHPVVIRVPGDTILKAERAGELDPEASLAPQKTDLLKPWFGYEVVSDGSDVAVLGLGNAFATAHAVVERLADSSPAIGATLINPLQFSSLDEQTLRSLAEDHRVVVTLEDSQLEGGWGEKITAFYANMMPDCTMHVLNFGADKEFTDRTPLAELNSRYGMTVESICSRIRGLLD; encoded by the coding sequence ATGACACACGACCTGCTGTCTCAAGTGCTGTCGCCTTCCGACGTGAAGCTGCTGCATCCCGCGCAGCTCGATGCCCTGTGCGCGCAGATCCGTGAGACGCTTGTCGAATACGGCAAGAGGTACGGCGGCCATATCGGTTCCAATCTTGGTCTGGTCGAGGCGTGCGTGGCATTGCATGTCGTGTTCGAATCGCCGCTCGACAAAATCGTGTTCGATGTGTCGCACCAGAGCTACGTGCACAAGATGCTCACGGGGCGCGCCGAGGCGTTCCGCAGGGCCGAGCTGTTCGGCACGGTGACCGGTTTCACGAACCCAGGGGAAAGCGAGCATGACCATTTCGTGCTCGGGCATACCGGCACGTCAATCTCGCTGGCATGCGGCATGGCGAAGGAACGTGACATGGTACGGGCTGCGGGGGGCACGGCGCAGACGGACAATGTGATCGCGGTGATCGGCGACGGCGCCCTCAGCTCGGCGATTGCGTTCGAGGGGCTCAACAACGCCGCCGAGCAAGGCGGCAATATGATCATTCTCGTCAACGACAATGAGATGTCGATTGCCGAGAACCATGGTGGCATGTATGCGACGCTGGCCGCGATGCGTGACTCGCACGGCAGGGGCGAGCGCAATCTGTTCCGCGACTTCGGACTCGACTACCGCTACGTGGAGCACGGCAACGATGTGCATGAGCTGATTCGCGCCTTCGAGGAGGTGCGCGACATCGACCATCCGGTGGTGGTGCACATTCACACGACGAAGGGGTTGGGGCTCGACGCCGAGGATGCCGCACAAGGCGTGTGCGAAGGCCGCTGTGAGGCGAACCATTGGCAGAATCCGCTCTCACGGGCAGATTCCCCGCTTGGCGCCCGCAAATACTACGGCGGTCTTGCCATGGCGTCGCTGGAACGCCGTTTCGCCACCGAACCGGGGCTGGTGGTCATCTCGCCCGCCACGCCCGGTTCCAACGGCATCACGCAGGACTTCCGTGAGCGCGCCGGCGCGCATTATGTGGATACCGGCATCACCGAGGAACATGCCGTGGCTTTTGCCTCTGGCATCGCCAAGGCCGGTGGCAGACCCGTCGTGGCCACCTCCGCCACGTTCTTCCAGCGCACCTTCGACCAATTGCAGCAGGAGCTCGCCCTCAACGACACCCCGGTGACGCTCCTTTCCTTCGGCGCGGGTCTCTCCGACGCCGACAACACGCATTCGGGCGCCTTCGACATCGCGATGTTCGGCAACATTCCGGGCCTGACCTGCCTGGCCCCCACTTCGCGCCGCATGTTCCTCGACATGCTCGCCTGGTCGACGTCAGCACGCAACACGCATCCGGTGGTGATCCGCGTGCCGGGCGACACGATTCTCAAGGCGGAGCGTGCCGGCGAACTTGACCCGGAGGCATCGCTCGCCCCGCAGAAGACCGATCTGCTCAAACCCTGGTTCGGCTATGAGGTGGTCTCGGACGGCTCCGACGTCGCCGTGCTCGGCCTGGGCAATGCGTTCGCGACCGCACATGCCGTGGTCGAACGGCTTGCAGACTCCTCCCCTGCCATCGGGGCCACGCTGATCAACCCGTTGCAGTTCTCATCGCTTGACGAGCAGACGCTGCGCTCGCTCGCCGAGGATCACCGCGTGGTGGTCACGCTCGAAGACAGCCAGCTCGAGGGTGGCTGGGGTGAGAAGATCACGGCGTTCTACGCGAACATGATGCCGGATTGCACCATGCACGTGCTCAATTTCGGCGCCGACAAGGAGTTCACCGACCGCACGCCGCTCGCCGAGCTCAACAGCCGCTATGGCATGACCGTTGAGTCAATCTGCTCGCGCATCCGCGGACTGCTCGACTGA
- a CDS encoding alpha/beta hydrolase-fold protein: MAGIKNWFYAIDVMSGWFPITIWALVAIGIVVLLICQSRGESRKRFLKQLGIGLLAGFIGLAVTYVCSDVFLLFGVSLGWPVIIAIGVGVFLFAFMVAAAVMTHGWLRVLAIVMIPATLLATAVHVNEIYGEYQTMGSLFDYSPYPHISALNLSLSTISVREWNEQAVAKSRNTTQIPQSGKLVHVDIPNPKSGFKAREALVWLPPAAFAKHPPKLPVMVMFAGQPGSPTRFFTASNTVKVLSKFAAEHHGLAPIVVSPDQNTEATRNSLCADTTKWGKAETYLAQDVPDWIKANLPVNDKASQWTIGGFSQGGTCATQLAPNHPNIYGNVLAVDGEIAPTEGSVDHMVETYFSGDKAEYERQVPQNAIRNNAPSKQLMILGAGARDGESVDNIRKIGDTARENGWTVFRFAVSNWGHDWHAVNAVFAVALPYLCERMGLGNANVQFPTDSEVKEIS; this comes from the coding sequence ATGGCAGGCATCAAGAACTGGTTCTATGCCATCGACGTGATGAGCGGCTGGTTCCCCATCACCATATGGGCATTGGTGGCGATCGGCATCGTCGTATTGCTCATATGCCAGAGCAGAGGCGAGTCGCGCAAGCGCTTCCTCAAACAGCTTGGCATAGGGCTCCTCGCCGGATTCATTGGTCTTGCCGTAACCTATGTGTGTTCCGACGTGTTTTTGCTGTTCGGGGTCTCGCTGGGCTGGCCTGTGATCATTGCGATTGGCGTGGGCGTGTTCCTGTTCGCCTTCATGGTCGCCGCGGCGGTGATGACCCACGGCTGGTTGCGCGTGCTCGCCATCGTCATGATTCCGGCCACATTGCTCGCCACCGCGGTGCATGTAAACGAGATCTACGGCGAATACCAGACGATGGGCAGTCTGTTCGACTACTCGCCCTACCCACATATCTCGGCGCTGAATCTTTCGCTCAGCACGATCTCGGTACGTGAATGGAACGAGCAGGCGGTAGCGAAGAGCCGCAACACCACGCAGATTCCCCAATCGGGCAAACTCGTGCACGTGGACATCCCGAATCCGAAATCCGGGTTCAAGGCGCGCGAAGCGCTCGTGTGGCTGCCGCCGGCGGCCTTTGCCAAGCACCCGCCGAAATTGCCGGTCATGGTGATGTTCGCCGGCCAGCCCGGCTCGCCCACCAGATTCTTCACCGCCAGCAACACGGTGAAGGTCCTGAGTAAATTCGCTGCCGAGCACCATGGACTCGCGCCGATTGTGGTCAGCCCGGACCAGAACACCGAGGCGACGCGCAACAGCCTGTGTGCGGACACCACGAAATGGGGCAAGGCCGAAACGTATCTTGCACAGGACGTACCCGATTGGATCAAAGCGAACCTGCCCGTCAACGACAAGGCATCACAGTGGACGATCGGAGGGTTCTCGCAGGGCGGCACATGCGCGACGCAGCTGGCGCCAAACCATCCGAACATCTACGGCAACGTGCTGGCCGTAGACGGTGAGATCGCTCCGACCGAGGGCAGCGTGGACCATATGGTCGAGACGTATTTCTCCGGGGATAAGGCGGAATATGAGCGGCAGGTGCCGCAAAATGCGATTCGGAACAATGCGCCGTCAAAACAGCTCATGATCCTTGGTGCGGGTGCGCGCGACGGCGAATCCGTCGACAACATACGCAAGATCGGCGACACCGCCCGGGAAAACGGGTGGACGGTGTTCAGATTCGCAGTGAGCAACTGGGGTCACGACTGGCATGCCGTCAATGCCGTCTTCGCCGTGGCCCTGCCGTATTTATGTGAACGCATGGGATTGGGCAACGCGAATGTGCAGTTCCCGACCGATTCAGAAGTGAAGGAGATATCGTGA
- the purM gene encoding phosphoribosylformylglycinamidine cyclo-ligase, whose protein sequence is MPQAYENAGVSVEAGYEVVKRIKSHVARTNRPGVVSGIGGFGGLFDLASLGYNEPVLISGTDGVGTKLVIAKLMDKHDTIGIDCVAMCVNDVVAQGAQPLFFLDYIACGKNDPAVLEQVVSGVADGCVQAGAALIGGETAEMPGMYEADEYDLAGFTVGCVERSKIVDGSTIEAGDVLIGLPSTGVHSNGFSLVRKALFEQAGYTVHTRLPELGDRELGDVLLTPTKIYVKALMPLFEANLVRGVAHITGGGFIENVPRMLPEGLAASIELGSWLVPPIFDVIEKAGDVDHMEMYNIFNMGLGMVVAIRPDRVDEAMNLLEHAGEKAYRIGHVIEQVNERVDLA, encoded by the coding sequence ATGCCACAAGCATATGAAAACGCGGGTGTGAGCGTCGAAGCGGGCTACGAAGTGGTCAAGCGCATCAAATCACACGTCGCACGCACTAACCGACCGGGCGTGGTGAGCGGCATCGGCGGCTTCGGCGGCCTCTTCGACCTCGCCTCGCTTGGCTACAACGAACCGGTGCTCATCTCAGGCACCGATGGCGTGGGCACGAAGCTCGTCATCGCCAAGCTCATGGACAAGCATGACACGATTGGCATCGACTGCGTGGCCATGTGCGTCAATGACGTCGTGGCACAGGGAGCCCAGCCGCTGTTCTTCCTCGACTACATCGCCTGCGGCAAGAACGACCCGGCAGTGCTTGAGCAGGTCGTCTCCGGTGTGGCCGACGGCTGCGTCCAGGCGGGCGCCGCACTGATTGGCGGCGAGACCGCCGAGATGCCAGGCATGTACGAGGCGGATGAATACGACCTGGCCGGCTTCACCGTCGGCTGCGTGGAGCGATCGAAGATCGTGGACGGGTCCACGATTGAGGCGGGCGATGTGCTCATCGGGCTTCCTTCGACCGGCGTGCATTCCAATGGCTTCTCGCTGGTGCGCAAGGCACTGTTCGAGCAGGCCGGCTATACCGTGCATACGCGTCTTCCCGAGCTGGGCGATCGGGAACTCGGCGATGTGCTGCTCACCCCCACGAAGATCTACGTGAAGGCGCTCATGCCACTATTCGAGGCCAATCTTGTTCGCGGCGTCGCCCACATCACCGGCGGCGGCTTCATCGAGAACGTGCCCCGCATGCTGCCGGAAGGTCTGGCCGCCTCCATCGAGCTTGGCTCGTGGCTGGTGCCGCCGATCTTCGACGTGATCGAAAAAGCGGGCGATGTGGATCATATGGAGATGTACAACATCTTCAACATGGGCCTGGGCATGGTCGTGGCCATTCGCCCCGACCGTGTTGACGAGGCGATGAACCTTCTCGAGCATGCAGGTGAGAAGGCCTATCGCATCGGCCATGTGATCGAACAGGTCAACGAACGCGTCGACCTGGCCTGA
- the purD gene encoding phosphoribosylamine--glycine ligase — MKVLVIGSGAREHAIAYTLLKGASVEEVTVAPGNPGMELDGIRTLSLNPSNQAALIDFVRNNDYDWVFVGPEVPLIEGIVDALAAAGIKAFGPSKAAAQIEGSKDFAKRLMERHNIPTAAYRTFDDLRSATDYVNEHGAPIVVKADGLAAGKGVTVAMDVETALAALNDIFVDHRFGSAGARVVIEDYLEGQEFSLMSFVNGTEFWPMPISQDHKRAYDNDEGPNTGGMGAYSPVPQISQDVVDEALETIVKPTVEAMAAEGTPFVGILYAGLIATADGPKVIEFNARFGDPETEVILPRLHSDLGQAIQAMLDGEAPEFTWLEEGTTLGVVLAADGYPTNVLKGAKVPQFKTGADSHVFYAGVKREGDDLVADSGRVLLVEVSADDIPSAQKKVYEILDNADTAGMFYRHDIGAKALEA, encoded by the coding sequence ATGAAGGTTCTTGTTATCGGTTCCGGCGCACGTGAGCATGCTATCGCCTACACGCTGCTCAAGGGAGCAAGCGTCGAGGAGGTAACCGTCGCCCCCGGCAACCCGGGCATGGAGCTCGACGGCATCCGCACGCTCTCGCTCAACCCGTCGAATCAGGCCGCGCTCATCGATTTCGTGCGCAACAACGACTACGACTGGGTGTTCGTGGGTCCTGAGGTGCCGCTCATCGAGGGCATTGTGGATGCGCTGGCCGCGGCCGGCATCAAGGCGTTCGGCCCGAGCAAGGCAGCCGCACAGATCGAGGGCTCGAAGGATTTCGCCAAGCGTCTGATGGAACGCCACAACATTCCCACGGCCGCATACCGCACCTTCGACGATCTCAGGAGCGCCACCGACTATGTGAACGAGCATGGTGCGCCGATCGTGGTCAAGGCCGATGGTCTGGCCGCCGGCAAGGGCGTCACAGTGGCGATGGACGTCGAAACGGCCCTGGCTGCATTGAACGACATTTTCGTGGACCACCGTTTTGGCTCCGCCGGCGCCCGGGTGGTGATTGAGGATTACCTAGAGGGCCAGGAGTTCTCGCTCATGAGCTTCGTGAACGGCACAGAATTCTGGCCCATGCCAATCTCGCAGGACCACAAGCGCGCCTATGACAACGATGAGGGCCCAAACACCGGTGGCATGGGTGCCTACTCCCCCGTGCCCCAGATTAGCCAGGACGTGGTCGATGAGGCCCTTGAGACCATTGTCAAGCCGACGGTCGAAGCCATGGCCGCCGAAGGCACGCCGTTCGTGGGCATTCTGTATGCGGGCCTGATCGCCACGGCCGACGGCCCGAAGGTGATCGAGTTCAACGCACGGTTCGGCGACCCGGAAACCGAGGTGATTCTCCCCCGCCTGCACAGCGATCTCGGGCAGGCCATTCAGGCCATGCTTGATGGCGAGGCTCCTGAGTTCACCTGGCTTGAGGAGGGCACGACGCTCGGCGTGGTGCTTGCAGCCGACGGCTACCCGACCAATGTGCTCAAGGGGGCCAAGGTACCGCAGTTCAAGACCGGTGCCGACTCCCATGTGTTCTATGCCGGCGTGAAGCGCGAGGGCGACGATCTGGTTGCCGACTCCGGTCGCGTGCTGCTCGTCGAGGTGAGCGCGGACGACATTCCGAGCGCCCAGAAGAAGGTCTACGAGATTCTCGACAACGCCGACACCGCAGGCATGTTCTACCGCCACGACATCGGCGCCAAGGCGCTCGAAGCGTAG
- a CDS encoding bifunctional lysylphosphatidylglycerol flippase/synthetase MprF, which yields MSATDSNDGVASGQTQAAAKPPTSPKPPKAPKRYAAQPVSNQLLNDIRRWIHEQSFALWVTFGFIMINVCWWAWYNIEHHKMPRHALTTSLHEFNVGHLIASLFLTGSVFQMIVDALLILLVLCLAEPYLGKSRTAAISLVSAASGTLVGLIICSAISALLGERAEVLNISFTLSPVVLVIGALMAATAFSYQLWRRRIRIIGYTAIMVVVLYGGNPGDYCVLFAAIIGQIIGRAIAGKPIEAEQWHWQYSSSQEIRRIFGAIGVVLALGPMVATSSRSHAGPLVSVALVLSPESVNTGVLAACMHGHVVDGCLQQYSLMRASQPGDVVRSVLPLLVMLALAWGMWLGRRTAAISSIVFYAASAFFAISYYLLPYSWDDQLHITMGNIPRMILVNALIPLIYAIAVIIELPHFSIRTKPRTLRRCAAAIVIAFVVCSAIYLLFACLRPQDFTPRPNVGMVLREWPARFLPIGYLTDSSISFIAVTPLASLVLQGVGIVFWIVLVMVSFAWLNASIDYDHKAHALAEELVEDGGESMSFMTTWEGNEYWLSPSKRSAVAYRVLNHIALTTTGPFGDPDEWMSDMDEFARYCSDHSWSPVFYAIHEEAKDHLQQLGWHSIVVGDEMLIDPQSWKTTGKKWQDIRTAINKAKREGIVDEMSTYDEAPHEVQVQIEEISEQWSEGKALPEMKFTLGGVEELKDPRVQVLYAIDSDGIVQAVTSWLPTFNNGRVIGWTLDFMRYRSGSYNGIMEFLIARMAQRMHDQGVADPSNQVQFVSLSAAPLTGLKNFTDAKSDDSSNVDGTTMLQHSLALVADLLEPAYRFKSLYNFKKKFQPIERPVYISYPDSALLANLGIAIIRAYLPTLTFRDALGMLSSFKPAKPNDDGKATDHGQPAGSATDTAHESGVHDAKGGKPVDDQADEPR from the coding sequence GTGAGCGCAACGGATTCGAATGACGGCGTCGCCAGCGGGCAGACGCAAGCGGCGGCAAAACCGCCGACCAGCCCCAAACCTCCCAAAGCGCCGAAGCGGTATGCGGCGCAACCGGTGAGCAACCAGCTGCTGAACGACATCCGGCGTTGGATTCACGAGCAGAGCTTCGCCCTGTGGGTCACCTTCGGCTTCATCATGATCAATGTGTGCTGGTGGGCATGGTACAACATCGAGCACCACAAGATGCCACGCCATGCGCTCACCACGAGTCTGCACGAGTTCAATGTGGGGCATCTCATCGCCTCGCTGTTCCTCACCGGTTCGGTATTCCAGATGATCGTGGATGCACTGCTGATCCTGTTGGTGCTGTGCTTGGCGGAACCCTATCTCGGCAAGTCCCGCACGGCCGCCATCAGTCTGGTGAGCGCCGCATCCGGCACACTCGTGGGTCTGATCATCTGTTCGGCGATCAGCGCGTTGCTCGGCGAACGTGCGGAGGTGCTGAACATCAGCTTCACGCTCTCCCCCGTCGTGCTGGTGATCGGCGCGCTCATGGCGGCGACGGCGTTCTCATACCAATTGTGGCGCAGACGCATACGCATCATCGGCTACACGGCCATCATGGTCGTGGTGCTCTACGGCGGCAATCCCGGCGATTATTGCGTGCTGTTCGCCGCGATCATCGGGCAGATCATAGGCCGTGCGATTGCCGGCAAGCCAATCGAAGCCGAGCAGTGGCATTGGCAATACAGTTCGTCGCAGGAGATTCGCCGCATCTTCGGCGCGATCGGCGTGGTGCTCGCCTTGGGCCCCATGGTGGCGACTTCGTCGCGATCCCATGCCGGCCCTCTCGTGTCGGTGGCGCTGGTGCTCAGCCCCGAATCGGTGAACACCGGGGTGTTGGCGGCCTGCATGCACGGCCATGTGGTCGACGGCTGCCTCCAACAGTATTCGCTCATGCGCGCCAGCCAACCGGGAGACGTGGTGAGGTCGGTGCTGCCGCTGCTGGTGATGCTCGCCCTGGCATGGGGCATGTGGCTGGGACGGCGCACCGCCGCGATCAGCAGCATCGTGTTCTATGCCGCGAGCGCGTTCTTCGCCATCTCCTACTACCTGTTGCCGTATTCGTGGGATGATCAGCTGCATATCACCATGGGCAACATACCGCGCATGATTCTCGTCAATGCGCTTATACCGCTCATATACGCGATTGCCGTGATCATAGAGCTCCCGCATTTCTCCATTCGCACGAAACCGCGGACGCTTCGCCGCTGTGCGGCTGCCATTGTGATTGCCTTCGTCGTATGTTCGGCCATCTATCTGCTGTTCGCCTGTTTACGACCTCAGGATTTCACGCCGCGTCCGAATGTGGGCATGGTGCTACGCGAATGGCCTGCGAGGTTCCTGCCGATCGGGTATCTGACGGATTCGAGCATCTCGTTCATCGCCGTCACCCCGCTGGCTTCGCTTGTTCTGCAGGGCGTGGGCATTGTGTTCTGGATCGTACTCGTCATGGTTTCCTTCGCATGGCTCAACGCGTCAATCGACTATGATCACAAGGCCCATGCGCTGGCCGAGGAACTGGTGGAGGACGGCGGCGAGTCCATGAGCTTCATGACGACGTGGGAGGGCAACGAATACTGGCTGTCGCCCAGCAAAAGGTCCGCTGTCGCCTACCGTGTGCTCAACCACATCGCATTGACCACCACCGGACCATTCGGCGACCCGGATGAATGGATGAGCGATATGGACGAATTCGCCCGCTACTGCTCCGACCATTCATGGTCCCCGGTGTTCTACGCCATCCACGAGGAGGCCAAGGATCACCTGCAGCAGCTCGGATGGCACTCCATTGTGGTGGGAGACGAGATGCTCATTGACCCGCAAAGCTGGAAGACCACCGGCAAGAAGTGGCAGGACATTCGCACGGCCATCAACAAGGCAAAGCGCGAGGGCATTGTCGATGAGATGAGCACCTACGATGAGGCGCCCCATGAGGTGCAGGTGCAGATCGAGGAGATTTCCGAGCAGTGGAGCGAAGGCAAGGCGCTGCCTGAGATGAAGTTCACGCTCGGCGGCGTGGAGGAGCTCAAGGACCCGCGCGTTCAGGTGCTCTATGCCATAGATTCCGACGGCATAGTGCAGGCGGTCACGAGCTGGCTGCCCACATTCAACAACGGGCGCGTAATCGGCTGGACGCTGGACTTCATGCGCTACCGTTCCGGAAGCTACAACGGCATCATGGAGTTCCTCATCGCACGCATGGCCCAGCGCATGCATGATCAGGGTGTGGCCGATCCGAGCAACCAGGTGCAGTTCGTGAGCCTGTCGGCGGCACCGCTCACGGGACTCAAGAACTTCACCGACGCGAAGAGCGACGACAGCTCGAATGTCGATGGCACCACAATGCTCCAGCATTCGCTCGCGCTTGTGGCGGATCTGCTCGAACCGGCCTATAGGTTCAAGTCGCTCTACAACTTCAAGAAGAAGTTCCAGCCGATCGAGCGTCCGGTCTACATCAGCTACCCGGATTCCGCGTTGCTCGCCAATCTCGGCATTGCAATCATTCGCGCCTACCTGCCCACCTTGACGTTCAGGGATGCCCTGGGCATGCTTTCGAGCTTCAAACCGGCCAAGCCGAATGATGACGGGAAGGCAACGGACCATGGGCAGCCTGCAGGAAGCGCAACCGATACTGCACACGAGTCCGGGGTCCATGACGCCAAGGGCGGCAAGCCGGTGGACGACCAAGCTGACGAACCACGGTAA
- a CDS encoding Fur family transcriptional regulator — protein MNERNTRQKDVIREALQGADDFISAQQLHARLEDAGEHIALATVYRQLGAMADAKQVDTVRLNGQQLFRLCNAGGHHHHLVCVSCGKTVEIDPPSEAWLQSVAQQHDFTIESHTLEVFGLCADCRAARGDSAA, from the coding sequence ATGAACGAGCGCAATACACGGCAGAAGGACGTCATTCGCGAGGCGTTGCAGGGTGCAGACGATTTCATCTCCGCACAACAGCTGCATGCACGGCTCGAAGACGCCGGCGAGCACATTGCACTCGCCACCGTGTACCGCCAGCTGGGTGCGATGGCCGACGCCAAACAGGTGGACACCGTACGGCTCAATGGGCAGCAGCTGTTCAGACTGTGCAATGCCGGCGGCCACCACCACCATCTCGTATGCGTGTCGTGCGGCAAGACGGTGGAGATCGATCCTCCGAGCGAGGCGTGGCTGCAGTCCGTAGCCCAGCAGCATGACTTCACCATCGAGTCGCATACGCTCGAGGTGTTCGGACTGTGCGCGGACTGCCGTGCCGCACGCGGTGACTCCGCAGCCTGA
- the purK gene encoding 5-(carboxyamino)imidazole ribonucleotide synthase yields the protein MPSLSDETGGQITRLLPGATIGIVGGGQLGRMMALAAKYMGFRIGTLDPTPDCPTAQVADFQIVADYDDQEAIRELAERSDVLTYEFENVDADALDAVRDIVAIPQGTDLLRVTQNRIAEKTFINDHGIATAPWRPVGSRAELDAALAEIGYPAVLKTCEGGYDGHGQIVLRTPDDLAEVWPEGNFPQAILEGFVDFAFEASILVSGNGNDYQTFPIVRNIHRDNILHLTLAPANVSEQVARTAHELALELARGFKLAGTLAIELFIKADGTVIVNELAPRPHNSGHYSIEACDFDQFDMHVLGIAGWNLPTPRLLSPAVMVNVLGQHIAPTQAAEPMHPEWHVHDYGKADAKFNRKMGHITVLCENPEDAAQSLEQTGCWSC from the coding sequence ATGCCGAGCTTATCTGACGAAACCGGCGGCCAGATCACGCGTTTGCTGCCGGGGGCGACCATCGGCATCGTCGGCGGAGGCCAGCTCGGCCGCATGATGGCGCTTGCCGCGAAATACATGGGCTTCCGCATCGGCACGCTTGACCCGACGCCTGATTGCCCCACCGCGCAGGTTGCCGACTTCCAGATTGTCGCCGACTACGACGACCAGGAGGCGATTCGCGAGCTCGCCGAACGCAGCGACGTGCTCACCTACGAGTTCGAGAACGTGGATGCCGACGCATTGGATGCGGTCCGCGACATTGTGGCGATTCCGCAGGGCACCGACCTGCTGCGCGTGACACAGAACCGCATCGCCGAGAAGACGTTCATCAATGACCATGGCATCGCCACGGCACCATGGCGACCGGTGGGCTCACGCGCAGAGCTCGACGCGGCGCTCGCCGAGATCGGCTACCCGGCCGTGCTCAAGACCTGTGAAGGCGGTTATGACGGCCATGGGCAGATCGTGTTGCGCACACCGGACGATTTGGCCGAGGTATGGCCGGAGGGGAACTTCCCGCAGGCGATACTCGAGGGGTTCGTCGATTTCGCGTTCGAGGCCTCCATTCTGGTGAGCGGCAACGGCAACGATTACCAGACGTTCCCGATCGTACGCAACATCCACCGCGACAACATTCTGCATCTCACTCTTGCCCCGGCGAATGTGAGCGAGCAGGTGGCACGCACCGCACACGAACTGGCGCTCGAGCTCGCGCGCGGCTTCAAATTGGCGGGCACGCTCGCCATCGAACTGTTCATCAAGGCGGACGGTACCGTGATCGTCAACGAGCTCGCACCGCGCCCACACAATTCCGGCCATTACAGCATTGAAGCCTGCGATTTCGACCAATTCGACATGCATGTGCTCGGAATCGCCGGCTGGAATCTGCCCACACCGCGTCTGCTCAGCCCGGCCGTCATGGTGAACGTGCTCGGCCAGCACATTGCGCCCACGCAGGCCGCGGAGCCGATGCATCCCGAATGGCATGTGCACGACTACGGCAAGGCCGATGCCAAATTCAACCGCAAAATGGGGCACATCACCGTGCTGTGTGAGAATCCTGAGGATGCGGCGCAGTCATTGGAACAGACAGGCTGCTGGAGCTGTTGA